One Methanoculleus sp. 7T genomic window carries:
- a CDS encoding ORC1-type DNA replication protein has translation MRPSSLLRSDETLFRDRETFEFTYLPEHLHHRDAQVRELAFLIRPALRGGSVGSAILRGPPGTGKTTTVRRIFAAVAAETRRVAPVYVNCQHDHTTLAVYRCIFEQLLGYPAPPTGWHLDAAKQGIAARLHDEDARLLVCLDDANYLIPAGTYNLLLYQILRLYEKWDVAKPGVFAVCSDLALNLYAEADERVRSVFHPLEISFPPYTIGEIRDILTDRVRQGLYPGVMPAPLLDRIAEIAAGEQDVRVGIDLVRLACLRAETDGRRRVTAGDVTEAARAVGSPVLAVQAAGLSVGERALLRRIAERSQEGADMASGAVFEEVQDYLPVGRTTYHERLKRLAEAGFVDLVPGVGRGRERKVRLRYDPAEVAAVCTGPEEPRIDR, from the coding sequence ATGAGGCCCTCTTCCCTTCTCCGCTCCGACGAGACCCTTTTTCGGGACCGTGAGACTTTCGAGTTCACGTATCTCCCCGAGCACCTCCACCACCGCGACGCCCAGGTCCGGGAGCTTGCCTTCCTCATCCGGCCGGCCCTCCGAGGCGGAAGTGTGGGGAGCGCCATCCTCCGCGGCCCGCCCGGGACCGGGAAGACCACCACGGTCCGCCGGATCTTTGCCGCGGTCGCCGCGGAGACTCGCCGGGTGGCCCCGGTCTACGTCAACTGCCAGCACGACCACACAACGCTTGCAGTCTATCGGTGCATCTTTGAGCAACTCCTCGGCTACCCGGCGCCGCCGACTGGGTGGCACCTCGACGCCGCCAAGCAGGGGATCGCCGCCCGGCTTCACGACGAAGACGCGAGGCTCCTCGTCTGCCTCGACGACGCGAACTACCTCATCCCGGCGGGGACCTATAACCTCCTCCTCTACCAGATCCTCCGGCTCTACGAGAAGTGGGACGTCGCAAAGCCCGGAGTCTTTGCGGTCTGTAGCGATCTTGCGCTGAACCTCTACGCCGAGGCCGATGAGCGGGTCCGGTCGGTCTTCCACCCGCTCGAGATCTCCTTCCCGCCGTATACGATAGGAGAGATCCGCGACATCCTCACCGACCGGGTGCGGCAGGGGCTCTACCCGGGGGTGATGCCGGCGCCGCTCCTCGACCGGATCGCCGAGATCGCCGCCGGCGAACAGGACGTCCGGGTCGGGATCGACCTTGTCCGGCTGGCATGTCTCCGGGCGGAGACGGACGGCCGCCGCCGGGTCACCGCGGGCGACGTGACGGAAGCCGCCCGAGCTGTCGGGTCGCCGGTGCTTGCCGTCCAGGCCGCTGGGCTCTCGGTGGGGGAACGGGCGCTCCTCCGCCGGATCGCGGAACGATCACAAGAAGGGGCCGACATGGCTTCGGGAGCGGTCTTTGAGGAGGTGCAGGACTACCTCCCGGTCGGGCGTACTACCTACCACGAGCGCTTGAAGCGGCTCGCGGAGGCCGGGTTCGTCGACCTCGTCCCCGGGGTAGGCCGAGGACGGGAGCGGAAGGTCCGGCTCCGCTACGACCCCGCCGAGGTGGCCGCCGTCTGCACGGGACCGGAAGAACCCCGGATCGATCGTTGA
- a CDS encoding DNA-methyltransferase, with amino-acid sequence MQEETMRPVTINGNTFYNGDCISGAEEYIPDGAVDLIITDPPYGIHGDQLHRHYNRDEDFVVEGYVEVPADKYGEFSLAWVRQAERILKPGGSLYIVSGYTNLYYILAALRETKLVEVNHIIWKYNFGVYTRRKYVSSHYHILYYEKPGGQRTFNLEARYGTDERAQNNGSLNYRDREDVWTINREYKPGQLKNKNELPTELLVKMMQYSSNEDDLVCDLFLGGFSTARVAIGLNRRVTGFEISESVFAAKTAEVGATKPGYLLSGLRTPGKTGDPRNRGKTWTDAETGRLTVRFAELRDAGMTKKDAVAVLERELGRGRWAIERMLKKLGISGTGE; translated from the coding sequence ATGCAGGAGGAGACCATGCGGCCCGTAACGATCAACGGCAACACATTCTATAACGGCGACTGCATATCGGGCGCCGAGGAGTATATCCCCGACGGCGCCGTCGACCTGATCATCACCGATCCTCCCTACGGCATCCACGGCGACCAACTCCACCGGCACTACAACCGGGACGAAGACTTCGTCGTCGAGGGCTACGTCGAGGTCCCGGCCGACAAATATGGGGAGTTCAGCCTCGCGTGGGTCCGGCAGGCCGAACGGATCCTCAAGCCCGGCGGGTCCCTCTACATCGTCTCCGGATACACGAACCTCTACTACATCCTTGCCGCCCTGCGGGAGACCAAACTCGTCGAGGTCAACCATATCATATGGAAGTACAACTTCGGGGTCTATACCCGCAGGAAGTACGTCTCCTCACACTACCACATCCTCTACTACGAGAAACCCGGGGGCCAGCGGACGTTCAACCTTGAGGCTCGCTACGGCACTGACGAGCGGGCCCAGAACAACGGGTCGCTGAACTACCGCGACCGGGAGGACGTCTGGACCATCAACCGGGAGTACAAGCCGGGCCAGCTCAAGAACAAGAACGAACTGCCCACCGAACTGCTGGTGAAGATGATGCAGTACAGCAGCAACGAGGACGATCTCGTCTGCGACCTCTTCCTCGGCGGGTTCTCGACGGCCCGGGTCGCCATCGGCCTCAACCGCCGGGTGACCGGGTTCGAGATCTCGGAATCGGTCTTTGCGGCAAAGACGGCGGAGGTCGGGGCCACGAAGCCGGGGTATCTCCTCTCGGGGCTCCGGACGCCCGGAAAGACGGGGGACCCGCGGAACCGGGGAAAGACCTGGACCGATGCGGAGACCGGCCGCCTGACGGTCCGGTTTGCGGAACTCCGGGATGCGGGGATGACGAAGAAGGATGCCGTCGCGGTCCTCGAACGGGAACTCGGGCGGGGCCGGTGGGCTATCGAGCGGATGCTCAAGAAGTTGGGGATCTCGGGGACGGGGGAGTGA
- a CDS encoding nucleotidyltransferase family protein — protein sequence MAECRLTEKFRETIVRILTRNGADRTMVFGSYAHGEAGATSDIDIPVRFARPKSLFQLVRIEDELRRALGRDVGLVTENAASRLHCRHNTS from the coding sequence ATGGCTGAATGCAGGTTAACGGAGAAATTCCGTGAGACTATCGTTCGCATACTCACCCGGAACGGAGCCGATCGGACCATGGTCTTCGGCTCCTACGCACATGGTGAGGCCGGTGCGACGAGCGATATCGATATCCCGGTCCGGTTCGCCAGGCCCAAAAGTCTCTTCCAACTTGTCCGGATCGAGGATGAACTCCGGCGGGCTCTCGGGAGAGACGTGGGTCTCGTCACCGAAAACGCCGCGAGCCGCCTACATTGCCGACACAATACATCGTGA
- a CDS encoding transposase yields the protein MAFREIDDDLWEIIQRHLPPRKPRVGRPRRDPRHLFNGVLYVLTTGCAWSDVPERYGTKSTVHRYHLELCERGAYQAIFLDLLRSGYEFRKGEPDRCERPG from the coding sequence ATGGCATTCCGGGAGATCGACGACGACCTCTGGGAGATCATCCAGAGGCACCTCCCGCCCCGGAAGCCCCGTGTCGGCCGGCCCCGCCGGGACCCGAGGCACCTCTTCAATGGGGTCCTCTATGTCCTCACCACCGGGTGTGCCTGGAGCGATGTCCCGGAACGTTACGGGACAAAATCGACGGTACACCGCTACCACCTTGAGTTGTGCGAACGGGGCGCCTACCAGGCGATCTTCCTCGACCTTCTCCGGTCGGGCTACGAGTTCAGGAAAGGGGAGCCTGACCGGTGCGAAAGGCCGGGGTGA
- a CDS encoding ATP-binding protein: MPDDAFWHDLIDKARAMPAETEWIEFKVSFSDPQKIGEYISAISNSACLNEQKAGYIIWGIDNNTHEIVGTNFRPKNCKGKGNEDLEPWLLRGLNPAIEVGIKEVDYPEGRVIVFQIAATRDQPVRFYSKSYIRIGSTTHPLSKFPEKERRIWHMSRNMPFEEDIALSNQSSDDVLTKINYPAVFDLLKHPLPDNRVGILGFLENEKVIERHGPTYAITNLGAILFAKDLRVFPSLERKGVRIIHYKGKDRLQALKEDVSYEGYAVVFEALIDRIWDQLPANEVIKDALRVEEKMYPKLAIRELVANALIHQDFFVRGAGPLIEIFSCRMEITNPGRPLIEPIRFIDHPPQSRNEKLASLMRRMSICEERGSGIDRAIGEIEVYQLPAPEFQAENDFMRVTLFSHRTLSSMDRKDRVRACYQHCCLRYVCREYMTNTSLRKRLGIEDKNYSIASRIIKDTIDATLIKVSDPDNKSPRDRKYIPFWA; encoded by the coding sequence ATGCCGGATGATGCTTTTTGGCACGATTTAATCGATAAAGCGAGGGCAATGCCTGCCGAGACAGAATGGATCGAGTTCAAGGTGAGTTTTTCAGATCCGCAAAAAATCGGGGAATATATTTCTGCTATAAGCAATTCTGCGTGCCTAAATGAACAGAAAGCCGGCTATATTATCTGGGGAATAGACAACAACACTCATGAGATCGTCGGAACGAATTTCAGACCGAAAAACTGTAAAGGGAAAGGCAACGAGGATCTGGAGCCATGGCTTCTGCGAGGTCTAAATCCGGCAATAGAGGTCGGTATCAAAGAAGTGGACTATCCCGAGGGGCGGGTCATCGTTTTTCAGATAGCGGCAACACGGGATCAACCGGTTCGGTTTTATTCGAAATCTTATATCCGAATCGGCTCGACAACGCACCCTCTGTCAAAATTCCCTGAGAAGGAAAGAAGAATCTGGCACATGAGTAGGAACATGCCCTTTGAAGAAGATATTGCGTTGTCCAATCAATCTTCTGATGATGTCCTCACGAAGATCAACTATCCTGCCGTCTTTGATCTCCTAAAGCATCCCTTGCCAGATAACCGAGTTGGGATTCTTGGTTTTCTTGAAAATGAGAAGGTAATCGAACGGCATGGGCCTACATATGCCATTACAAATCTTGGAGCGATACTGTTCGCGAAGGATCTCCGCGTGTTCCCTTCGCTTGAGCGAAAAGGTGTGCGGATTATACATTACAAGGGTAAAGATCGCCTTCAGGCCCTCAAAGAAGATGTCTCCTATGAAGGATACGCTGTTGTATTCGAGGCGCTTATCGATCGCATCTGGGATCAGTTACCCGCAAACGAGGTCATTAAAGATGCCCTCCGTGTTGAGGAAAAGATGTATCCAAAACTGGCCATTCGGGAACTCGTTGCCAACGCCTTGATACATCAGGATTTCTTTGTACGTGGAGCAGGGCCGCTGATCGAGATCTTTTCCTGCCGCATGGAGATTACTAATCCCGGAAGACCGCTAATCGAGCCGATTAGATTCATCGATCATCCCCCACAATCCCGAAACGAGAAATTGGCTTCTTTAATGCGCCGAATGAGTATTTGCGAGGAACGGGGTTCCGGTATTGATCGCGCAATAGGGGAGATTGAGGTGTATCAACTCCCCGCTCCTGAGTTTCAGGCTGAGAACGATTTTATGCGTGTGACATTGTTTTCGCATCGAACGTTGAGCAGTATGGATCGGAAGGATCGGGTCCGGGCCTGCTACCAGCACTGTTGCCTGCGCTATGTCTGTCGTGAGTATATGACGAACACGTCCTTGAGGAAACGCCTGGGTATCGAGGACAAGAACTACTCGATAGCCTCGCGTATCATCAAGGATACGATCGATGCTACTCTGATCAAGGTGTCAGATCCGGACAATAAGTCTCCTAGGGATAGGAAGTATATCCCCTTCTGGGCTTGA
- a CDS encoding cobalt-precorrin-7 (C(5))-methyltransferase: protein MKIVGVGCGPGMLTAEAVGVIAGATLIYGSPRAIALAGTAVPPGCEVHEISDYRGLRSLPAHAVVLSTGDPMLAGLGYLPGDVVPGISSLQVAFARLKVPMTRAAVVSAHGKDHARAIAEAREEILRGRVVFLIADPAFDVGALAAALPPETKVAVCEDLGYPEERIALGTGAEPPAARGDLFVVVTGEF, encoded by the coding sequence GTGAAGATCGTGGGCGTTGGCTGCGGCCCGGGCATGCTGACTGCAGAGGCGGTCGGGGTCATCGCGGGGGCGACGCTCATCTACGGTTCTCCCCGGGCAATCGCGCTTGCCGGGACCGCCGTCCCGCCGGGGTGCGAGGTGCATGAGATCTCAGATTACCGGGGTCTCCGGTCCCTCCCGGCCCACGCTGTCGTCCTCTCGACGGGCGACCCGATGCTTGCAGGGCTCGGCTACCTCCCGGGCGACGTGGTCCCCGGGATATCGTCCCTCCAGGTCGCCTTTGCCCGGCTGAAGGTCCCGATGACGCGGGCGGCGGTCGTCTCGGCCCACGGGAAGGACCATGCCCGGGCGATCGCCGAAGCACGAGAGGAGATCCTTCGGGGCCGGGTCGTCTTCCTTATTGCAGACCCGGCCTTCGACGTCGGGGCGCTTGCGGCCGCCCTCCCGCCGGAGACCAAGGTAGCCGTCTGCGAGGACCTCGGTTACCCGGAGGAGCGAATCGCTCTCGGGACGGGGGCAGAGCCCCCGGCGGCCCGGGGCGACCTTTTTGTGGTGGTGACCGGGGAGTTTTAG
- a CDS encoding cobalt-precorrin-5B (C(1))-methyltransferase: MRDPVTDFEYPEEWVAACRSPDLLPDVRRGLAVLTSSGTVLRRGFTTGTTAAAACKAAVLSLAEDEVKGVGITLPCGIAVRIPVDAYRGTASCWKDAGDYPSDVTAGLEFVATAVPSLSGSVQFVPGEGIGSFARDTHRHRQGTPAISDPALDCIRRSIEEGVKEADLSGVTVILTIPRGAEVAQKTLNPKIGVHAGISVLGTTGLVEPWDDHLTEGVLDRIVRAPRGVVLTTGRLGLRYSRLLFPEREVVLVGSKLAEALRAADGDTVICGLPGLILKFMNPDVLAGTGCATVEELSATPQWEEVAGRELAAFRERYPNVRVVIVSRDGKVIGESP, encoded by the coding sequence ATGAGGGACCCGGTTACTGATTTCGAGTATCCTGAAGAGTGGGTGGCGGCGTGCCGGTCCCCCGACCTCCTCCCGGACGTCAGGCGGGGTCTTGCGGTCCTGACTTCGTCGGGAACGGTGCTCCGCCGGGGGTTCACGACCGGGACGACGGCGGCCGCGGCCTGTAAGGCGGCGGTCCTCTCGCTTGCGGAGGACGAGGTCAAAGGGGTCGGGATCACCCTCCCCTGCGGGATCGCGGTCAGGATTCCTGTGGACGCCTACCGGGGGACCGCGTCGTGCTGGAAGGACGCCGGCGACTACCCCTCGGACGTGACCGCGGGGCTTGAGTTCGTCGCGACCGCCGTCCCCTCGCTCTCGGGGTCGGTGCAGTTCGTCCCCGGCGAGGGGATCGGGAGTTTCGCCCGGGACACCCACCGCCACCGCCAGGGGACGCCGGCGATCAGCGATCCGGCGCTCGACTGTATCAGGCGCTCGATCGAGGAGGGGGTGAAGGAGGCGGACCTCTCGGGCGTAACCGTCATCCTGACGATCCCCCGGGGCGCCGAGGTGGCGCAGAAGACGCTGAACCCGAAGATCGGGGTGCACGCCGGGATATCGGTCCTCGGGACGACCGGGCTCGTGGAGCCCTGGGACGACCATCTCACGGAGGGGGTGCTCGACCGGATCGTCCGGGCTCCGAGGGGGGTCGTGCTGACGACCGGACGGCTCGGGCTCCGCTACTCCCGGCTTCTCTTCCCGGAGCGGGAGGTGGTCCTCGTGGGGAGCAAACTCGCCGAGGCGCTCCGGGCGGCCGACGGCGATACGGTGATCTGCGGGCTCCCCGGCCTGATCCTGAAGTTCATGAACCCGGACGTCCTCGCCGGGACCGGGTGTGCGACGGTCGAGGAGCTCTCGGCGACCCCGCAGTGGGAGGAGGTGGCCGGCCGGGAACTTGCGGCGTTCCGGGAGCGCTACCCCAACGTCAGGGTCGTGATCGTCAGCCGCGACGGGAAGGTCATCGGGGAATCGCCGTGA
- a CDS encoding precorrin-8X methylmutase: protein MREESSRPGDTTGNTYTDLAAVTPEAYAIASTSRNLARERVGNATPEDRIRQRCSIAVGDFAMADLMRFAGDPVGAGLSALARQAPVITDIRMVQTGILKRGHGSEVLCALDFGEDIARERGITRTSAGFVALRDRIGGAIVVIGNAPSALLVVCDMVREGVRPALVVGTPVGFVNAAESKEALRALDVPSVSNVGTRGGTPVAVAAINEIITILAERAGYEGPGY from the coding sequence ATGAGAGAGGAATCATCACGCCCCGGGGATACCACCGGAAATACGTATACTGACCTTGCGGCGGTCACCCCGGAGGCTTACGCGATAGCGAGCACGAGCCGGAACCTTGCCCGGGAGCGAGTGGGGAACGCCACCCCCGAGGACCGGATCCGGCAGCGGTGCTCGATAGCGGTCGGCGACTTTGCGATGGCCGACCTGATGCGGTTTGCCGGCGACCCGGTCGGGGCGGGGCTCTCCGCGCTCGCCCGGCAGGCGCCGGTCATCACCGACATCAGGATGGTGCAGACCGGCATCCTGAAACGCGGGCACGGAAGCGAGGTCCTCTGCGCCCTCGACTTCGGGGAGGATATCGCCCGCGAGCGCGGGATCACCCGGACTTCGGCTGGGTTCGTCGCCCTGCGGGACCGGATAGGGGGCGCAATCGTGGTCATCGGGAACGCCCCCTCGGCGCTCCTTGTCGTCTGCGACATGGTCCGGGAAGGGGTCCGCCCGGCGCTGGTCGTCGGGACCCCGGTCGGGTTTGTGAACGCGGCGGAGTCGAAGGAGGCGCTTCGTGCCCTCGACGTGCCGTCGGTATCCAACGTCGGCACCCGGGGCGGCACGCCTGTGGCGGTGGCGGCGATCAACGAGATTATCACGATTCTTGCCGAGCGTGCAGGCTATGAGGGACCCGGTTACTGA
- the cobJ gene encoding precorrin-3B C(17)-methyltransferase has protein sequence MGVLPLQSHDNGGKLYIVGTGPGNLLQMTPRALRALGEAECVVGNGFYLDLVMPMLAGKEVVRSSMGREVDRAKKALALAEDRIVAMVSGGDAGVYGMASIVLEVAERSGTQVPVEVVPGITAAVSAAALLGSPLSGDYVTMSLSDLLTPWEEIERRLDLAFRMGVPVVLYNPRSRGRPHNLDVAVGIARRHLPDATPVGVVKNAYREGEERLITTLGEFEDHFAFVDMHSIVFVGGEETRIWRDEGDERGIITPRGYHRKYVY, from the coding sequence ATGGGAGTGTTACCGTTGCAATCGCACGATAATGGAGGAAAACTGTACATCGTCGGGACCGGCCCCGGCAACCTGCTGCAGATGACGCCCCGGGCGCTGAGAGCCCTCGGCGAGGCCGAATGCGTCGTCGGCAACGGGTTCTACCTCGACCTGGTTATGCCGATGCTGGCCGGGAAGGAGGTTGTCCGGAGCAGCATGGGCCGGGAGGTCGACCGGGCGAAGAAGGCGCTCGCCCTTGCCGAGGACCGCATCGTCGCGATGGTGAGCGGCGGCGACGCCGGGGTCTACGGGATGGCGAGCATCGTGCTCGAGGTGGCGGAACGCTCGGGGACGCAGGTCCCGGTCGAGGTCGTCCCCGGCATCACGGCCGCGGTCTCGGCGGCGGCGCTCCTCGGATCGCCGCTCTCGGGGGACTACGTCACGATGAGCCTCTCCGACCTTCTGACGCCCTGGGAGGAGATCGAGCGAAGGCTCGACCTCGCGTTCCGGATGGGCGTGCCGGTCGTCCTCTACAACCCGAGGAGCCGAGGGAGGCCGCACAACTTGGACGTCGCGGTCGGGATCGCCCGCCGCCACCTCCCGGACGCGACACCGGTCGGGGTGGTCAAGAACGCCTACCGGGAAGGGGAGGAGCGGCTGATCACGACGCTCGGTGAGTTTGAAGACCACTTCGCCTTTGTGGATATGCACTCGATCGTTTTTGTGGGCGGAGAAGAGACGAGAATCTGGAGGGATGAGGGAGATGAGAGAGGAATCATCACGCCCCGGGGATACCACCGGAAATACGTATACTGA
- the cbiG gene encoding cobalt-precorrin 5A hydrolase, producing MTKTAVIALERFLPDARRIAGALGAEVVPYGPEAFREAFAAYDRIVALMSAGIAVRGVAPLLVDKWRDPAVVVVGPDLRYAVPVVGGHHGANDLARELAGLGIEPVITTATETRGRESVEGIAARTGCDVVNRDSTRAVNAAVLDGDVPLYAVTGPGIVVAGPGVSLLVRKGDYVVGVGCRKGVAAVDVAEAVGEALREAGVAPAEVLVYATTVKKRGEAGLIGAVADLGGNLVFLDDETLNAEEAPSPSRASLIGLAGVAEPAALAVSKRKELVLAKQTYGSVTVAIAR from the coding sequence ATGACGAAGACGGCCGTGATAGCGCTTGAGCGGTTTCTCCCCGACGCCCGCCGGATAGCGGGCGCCCTCGGCGCAGAGGTCGTCCCCTACGGCCCGGAGGCCTTCCGGGAGGCGTTTGCCGCGTACGACCGGATCGTCGCCCTGATGTCGGCCGGGATCGCTGTCCGGGGCGTGGCCCCGCTCCTCGTCGACAAGTGGCGGGACCCGGCGGTCGTTGTGGTCGGCCCGGACCTGCGCTACGCAGTCCCGGTCGTCGGCGGCCACCACGGCGCAAACGACCTTGCCCGGGAACTTGCCGGCCTCGGGATCGAGCCGGTGATCACGACCGCGACCGAGACCCGCGGCCGGGAGTCGGTGGAGGGGATCGCCGCCCGAACCGGGTGCGACGTCGTGAACCGCGACTCCACCCGGGCCGTGAACGCCGCGGTGCTGGACGGCGATGTGCCGCTCTACGCGGTCACCGGCCCCGGGATCGTCGTCGCGGGACCGGGGGTCTCCCTCCTTGTCAGGAAGGGGGACTACGTCGTCGGCGTCGGGTGCCGGAAGGGTGTTGCGGCCGTCGATGTGGCCGAGGCCGTCGGAGAGGCCCTCCGGGAGGCGGGGGTTGCCCCCGCCGAGGTCCTCGTCTATGCGACGACCGTAAAGAAGCGCGGAGAGGCGGGCCTCATCGGCGCCGTTGCGGACCTCGGCGGCAACCTCGTCTTCCTGGACGACGAAACGTTGAACGCAGAGGAGGCCCCATCACCCTCAAGGGCCTCCCTGATCGGGCTTGCCGGGGTCGCGGAACCAGCGGCCCTCGCGGTCTCGAAGCGGAAAGAACTGGTTCTTGCCAAGCAGACCTATGGGAGTGTTACCGTTGCAATCGCACGATAA
- a CDS encoding cobalt-precorrin-4/precorrin-4 C(11)-methyltransferase, with the protein MSKVYIVGAGPGAPDLITVRGMDLLRRADVLIYAGSLVNPALVEESGATVKLDSWGMTLPEIVDAIEEHVRAGELVVRLHSGDPALYGAIVEQMAALERRGIEAEIVPGVSSLFAAAAALKTQFTLRDVSESLIVTRPAGATLAEDRIAEFSRLGQTMVVFLGTERMEEVLARVECPPETPAAVVYHASWPDQKVVLGTVADIAAKARAAGIERTALIIIGKVVDPATSGFGRSVLYS; encoded by the coding sequence ATGAGTAAGGTCTACATCGTGGGTGCCGGACCGGGGGCGCCCGACCTCATCACGGTCCGGGGCATGGACCTCCTCCGGCGTGCCGACGTCCTCATCTACGCGGGCTCGCTCGTGAACCCGGCGCTCGTGGAAGAGTCGGGCGCGACGGTGAAACTCGACAGTTGGGGGATGACGCTTCCTGAGATCGTCGACGCCATTGAGGAGCACGTCCGGGCCGGGGAACTTGTCGTCAGGCTCCATTCGGGCGACCCGGCCCTCTACGGGGCGATCGTCGAGCAGATGGCGGCGCTTGAGCGGCGCGGGATCGAGGCCGAGATCGTGCCTGGGGTCTCGTCGCTCTTTGCGGCGGCGGCGGCCCTCAAGACCCAGTTCACCCTCCGCGACGTCTCGGAGAGCCTGATCGTCACCCGCCCGGCTGGGGCGACGCTTGCCGAGGACCGGATCGCCGAGTTCTCCCGGCTCGGGCAGACGATGGTGGTCTTCCTCGGGACCGAGCGGATGGAGGAGGTCCTCGCCCGGGTGGAGTGCCCCCCCGAGACCCCGGCCGCGGTCGTCTACCACGCCTCGTGGCCGGACCAGAAGGTCGTTTTGGGGACGGTCGCCGATATCGCGGCGAAGGCGCGGGCGGCCGGGATCGAGCGGACGGCGCTGATCATCATCGGCAAGGTGGTGGACCCGGCGACGTCGGGGTTCGGGAGGTCGGTCCTCTACTCATGA
- a CDS encoding cobalt-factor II C(20)-methyltransferase has protein sequence MLVGVGLGPGDPELLTLRAVRLLREAAAVFVPGKLAYDLVQPYRPDAVVLKFPMTSDEDYIRRCLEENADRIAPQALDGLVVFGIIGDPNFYSTFSRLCEVIGEHYPEISFATEPGISSITAFASVANVPVAGGFLVSDGSGLESRIFMKVRRPAALAADLKERGYSEFVLVERMFLPEQQVYRGDDLPEESDYFSILFARRPHE, from the coding sequence ATGCTCGTAGGCGTGGGGCTCGGGCCCGGCGACCCGGAACTCCTGACGCTGCGGGCGGTCCGCCTCCTCCGTGAAGCGGCGGCGGTCTTTGTGCCCGGAAAACTTGCTTACGACCTGGTGCAGCCCTACCGCCCCGACGCCGTCGTCCTCAAGTTCCCGATGACGAGCGACGAGGACTATATCCGGAGATGCCTCGAAGAGAACGCCGACCGGATCGCCCCGCAGGCATTGGATGGGCTTGTGGTCTTTGGGATCATCGGGGACCCGAATTTCTACTCGACCTTCTCCCGGCTCTGCGAGGTCATCGGCGAGCACTACCCGGAGATCTCGTTCGCGACCGAGCCCGGGATCAGTTCGATCACCGCGTTCGCCTCCGTGGCGAACGTCCCGGTGGCGGGCGGGTTCCTCGTCTCGGACGGGAGCGGGCTTGAGTCCCGGATCTTCATGAAGGTCAGGAGACCGGCGGCGCTCGCGGCCGATCTGAAGGAACGAGGCTACTCGGAGTTCGTCCTCGTGGAGCGGATGTTCCTCCCCGAGCAGCAGGTCTACCGGGGGGACGACCTTCCCGAGGAGAGCGACTACTTCTCGATCCTCTTTGCGAGGCGGCCGCATGAGTAA
- the cbiT gene encoding precorrin-6Y C5,15-methyltransferase (decarboxylating) subunit CbiT: protein MGLKGGPTQDEVMAVSLAKLGIRPGDRVVDVGCGTGKVSIAASRVAERVYAIDKRPEAIAYARREAAEAGAENIDFFEGDAVDVLAGIDRLDAAFVGGSRRLPEVLDILAAKVRGRIVVNAVMVGTLHEAITSMQRLGIFVEAVHLQVSRSAGIADGLMFKPLNPVYVVVGGAECS from the coding sequence ATGGGACTGAAGGGTGGACCTACGCAGGACGAAGTCATGGCCGTCTCGCTCGCAAAACTCGGCATCCGCCCGGGCGACCGGGTGGTCGATGTCGGGTGCGGGACCGGGAAGGTCTCCATCGCCGCATCGAGGGTGGCGGAGCGCGTCTACGCGATTGACAAAAGACCGGAAGCGATCGCCTATGCCCGGCGGGAAGCGGCCGAGGCCGGCGCCGAGAATATCGATTTCTTCGAGGGCGACGCGGTGGATGTGCTTGCCGGCATCGACCGGCTCGACGCCGCCTTCGTCGGAGGGTCCCGCCGCCTCCCCGAGGTGCTCGACATCCTTGCCGCAAAAGTGCGGGGGAGGATCGTCGTGAACGCGGTCATGGTCGGGACGCTCCACGAGGCTATCACGAGCATGCAGCGCCTCGGGATATTCGTCGAGGCCGTCCACCTGCAGGTCTCTCGGTCCGCCGGGATCGCCGACGGATTGATGTTCAAACCCCTAAACCCGGTCTACGTCGTCGTCGGGGGTGCCGAATGCTCGTAG
- a CDS encoding 4Fe-4S binding protein, giving the protein MLRINRDKCGYCGTCVAVCPEDALELIDAYLSLERECIACGICARACPLGALEVVHEE; this is encoded by the coding sequence ATGCTCAGGATTAACCGAGACAAGTGTGGATACTGCGGCACCTGCGTCGCAGTCTGTCCCGAAGATGCGCTCGAGCTGATCGACGCCTATCTCAGTCTGGAGCGGGAGTGCATCGCCTGCGGCATCTGCGCACGGGCATGCCCGCTCGGAGCACTGGAGGTCGTCCATGAAGAGTAA